In the Pseudoalteromonas undina genome, one interval contains:
- a CDS encoding MFS transporter — MKSFPSLYFANLFLIIGTGLLTTYLALYLGKQGTSTFWIGLMTSCYYLGLLLGSKLGYHLIKSVGHIRTFAASTAAVTACVAAHGVSDNLYIWLGLRLFVGLGMMCNYMVLESWLNEQSAPESRGRVFSFYMITSYLGMILGQLALAQFPELGYAPLFLVCMALAIGIIPISITRRIHPKPLKPIKMSLFDYAKKVPQSLTAVHFAGIINGSFYGLAPIFAKLSGFGAAEIAIFMSVTIFAGLLAQWPMGMLSDRVRRSVLIRTNAAAIGVVSLALFLLPTSQLIAYILTFIFGLFAFTLYPLCSALANSRVEDEERVGVSSALLVAFGAGAAIGSTVNAQLMTYFGHQALYASISLLTVAMYLLLTFINSKQKVEQPEPSDYVVGTSDVTNSPLAATMDPRIEETTAQDQMLVVDEDDDEFFVHPQGELFKDLHEDDVKN; from the coding sequence ATGAAATCATTTCCATCACTGTATTTTGCCAATTTATTTTTAATTATTGGTACCGGCTTACTTACAACCTATTTAGCCCTTTACTTAGGTAAACAAGGCACGTCTACGTTTTGGATAGGCCTAATGACCTCGTGTTATTACCTTGGCTTATTACTGGGTTCAAAACTTGGCTATCATTTAATTAAATCGGTGGGTCACATCAGAACCTTTGCAGCAAGTACTGCGGCGGTTACTGCCTGTGTGGCCGCACACGGAGTAAGCGACAATCTATATATATGGTTAGGCCTTAGGCTTTTTGTTGGCTTAGGGATGATGTGTAATTACATGGTGCTAGAAAGCTGGCTAAACGAACAATCAGCGCCTGAGTCTCGCGGGCGAGTCTTCTCTTTTTATATGATCACCTCTTACTTAGGCATGATTTTAGGCCAACTAGCGCTCGCACAATTTCCTGAGCTAGGGTATGCACCGCTATTTTTAGTGTGCATGGCGTTGGCTATCGGTATTATTCCAATTTCTATCACTCGCAGAATTCACCCCAAACCCTTAAAGCCGATAAAAATGAGCCTGTTTGATTACGCTAAAAAAGTGCCACAGTCGCTTACTGCGGTGCACTTTGCAGGCATTATCAATGGTAGTTTTTATGGCCTAGCGCCTATATTTGCTAAGCTATCTGGCTTTGGTGCCGCAGAAATTGCTATTTTTATGTCGGTGACTATTTTTGCTGGTTTGCTAGCCCAGTGGCCAATGGGGATGCTCTCTGATCGCGTTCGTCGTAGCGTATTAATTCGAACTAATGCAGCAGCTATCGGTGTTGTAAGTTTGGCATTGTTTTTATTGCCTACTTCACAACTAATAGCTTACATACTCACTTTTATCTTTGGTTTATTTGCGTTTACTTTATATCCGCTTTGTTCGGCGCTAGCTAATTCGCGTGTTGAGGACGAAGAGCGCGTAGGCGTATCATCTGCATTATTAGTCGCTTTTGGCGCCGGTGCAGCAATAGGCTCAACAGTTAACGCACAGCTGATGACCTACTTTGGTCACCAAGCATTGTATGCGTCAATTTCGCTATTAACCGTGGCTATGTACTTACTACTAACCTTTATTAACTCTAAACAAAAAGTTGAACAGCCAGAGCCCAGTGATTATGTGGTCGGTACATCCGATGTTACCAACTCGCCACTTGCAGCTACGATGGATCCGCGCATTGAAGAAACTACCGCGCAAGATCAAATGTTGGTAGTAGATGAAGATGATGATGAATTTTTTGTGCATCCCCAAGGGGAGCTGTTTAAAGATCTTCACGAAGATGACGTGAAAAATTAA
- a CDS encoding energy transducer TonB, with protein sequence MHTLEFPKNPMFKTSTAVIGGAVMTFIAFAFMQYLISGEQRAPIKLGDDITVEIFQAPEDKQTTHIKRIPPPPTPKVPPKAPPRVTPSNEPITAISTAPPIVIDGFGNDMKQTLTRPTGDASPIVRINPKYPTSAARDGIEGWVQLSFNISPTGEVIDATVVNSEPKRIFDREALRAIKRWKYRPKVIEGVAQLQTGQTVQLDFKLDSSQ encoded by the coding sequence ATGCACACACTTGAATTTCCTAAAAACCCCATGTTCAAAACATCAACAGCTGTTATTGGCGGTGCTGTGATGACCTTTATTGCATTTGCCTTTATGCAATACTTAATTAGTGGCGAACAAAGAGCACCTATAAAATTGGGTGATGATATTACTGTTGAGATTTTTCAAGCACCAGAAGATAAACAAACCACGCATATTAAAAGAATACCGCCACCACCCACACCTAAAGTGCCGCCTAAAGCACCACCACGTGTAACACCTAGTAATGAGCCAATAACAGCAATAAGCACAGCACCACCCATAGTAATTGACGGATTTGGTAACGATATGAAGCAAACACTGACCCGTCCTACGGGAGATGCTTCACCCATTGTGCGCATAAATCCAAAGTACCCAACTAGCGCAGCTCGTGATGGTATAGAAGGCTGGGTGCAACTTAGCTTTAATATTTCACCCACTGGTGAAGTGATTGATGCCACGGTAGTAAATTCCGAGCCAAAACGCATATTTGATCGCGAGGCACTTCGCGCCATTAAACGCTGGAAATATCGTCCAAAAGTAATTGAAGGTGTGGCACAATTACAAACAGGTCAAACCGTACAGCTTGATTTTAAATTAGACAGTTCGCAGTAA